The DNA window CGTCCGGTGCGGACGCGGGCCCCGAGCGGGCAGGCCGTGCTCAGGCCCGGGTGAAGACCAGGGCCACGTTGTGCCCGCCGAAGCCGAACGCGTTGTTCAGCGCCGCCGGGATCTCCAGGTGACGCGCCTTGTGCGCGGCCACCTCGAGGGTGAGGCCCTCGTCCGGGTCGTCGAGGTTGATCGTCGGCGGCACGACACCGTCCCGGATGGCCAGGATGGTGGCGATCGACTCCAGCGCACCGGCCGCACCGAGCAGGTGCCCGGTCATCGACTTGGTGGCCGATAGCAGCACGTGGTCGCCCACCGCCTTGTGCAGCGCGCCGATCTCCAGCATGTCGCCCACCGGCGTGGAGGTGGCGTGCGCGTTCACGTGCCGGATGTCGGTCTTCGCGACGTCCGCGTCCGCGACCGCCTTGGCGATGGCCCGGATGGCGCCCTCGCCCTCGGCGTGCGGCTGCACGATGTCGTACGCGTCCGACGTGATCCCGGCGCCGGCGAGGCGCGCGTAGACCCGGGCGCCGCGGGCGGCGGCGTGGTCGGCGCGCTCCAGGACCACCACGCCCGCGCCCTCACCGAGGACGAAGCCGTCGCGGCCCTTGTCCCACGGGCGGGACGCCTTCTCCGGCTCGTCGTTGCGGGTCGACATGGCCCGCATCGAGGCGAAACCGGCGATCGGCAGCGGGTGGATGACCGCCTCGGTGCCGCCGGCCACCACCACGTCGGCCCGGCCGGAGCGGATGATGTCCAGCCCCAGCGCGATCGCCTCCGCGCCGGTCGCGCAGGCGCTGGCCACCGAGTGCACGCCGGCCTTCGCGCCGAGTTCCAGCCCGACCCAGGCGGCCGGGCCGTTCGGCATCAGCATCGGCACCGTGTGCGGGGAGACCCGCCGCGGGCCGGAGGCCTCCAGGATGTCGTCCTGGGCGAGCAGGGTCGTGGCGCCGCCGATGCCGGAGCCGACGCTGACCGCCAGCCGCTCCGGGTCCAGCCCGGAGTCGGCCAGGCGGGCGTCCGCCCAGGCCTGCTGCGCCGCCACGATGGCGATCGCCTCGGACCGGTCCAGCCGACGGAGCTTGACCCGGTCCAGCACCGTCGACGGTTCGACGGCGAGCTGCGCGGCGATCCGGACGGGCAGTTGCGCGGCCCACTCCTGGGTGAGCGCACTCACCCCGGAGCGGCCGGCGAGCATGGCGTCCCAGGTCGACGCGACGTCCCCGCCGAGCGGGGTCGTCGCGCCGAGCCCGGTGACGACGACGTCGGGACGACTCATGATCAGGACTGCGCCGCGATGTAGCTGACGGCGTCGCCCACGGTCTTGAGGTTCTGCACCTCGTTGTCCGGGATCTTGACGCCGAACTTCTCCTCGGCCGCCACCACGACCTCCACCATGGAGAGCGAGTCGACGTCGAGGTCGTCGGTGAAGGACTTCCCCTCGGCCACGTCGTCCGGGTTCACCCCGGCAACCTCTTCGAGGATCTCGGCGAGGCCGGCGGTGATCTCGTCACGGGTCATTGCGGTTGGTTCCTCTCATCGGGGGTTCACTCGACGGCCGGCGACGCCGGCCGTCACACCTCGGCGCTCACGCCCGAGGGGGTCTTCATGGGCAGCGGACGACCTGACCGGCGTAGGTCAGGCCACCGCCGAAGCCGAACAGCAGCACCGGGGCGCCGGAGGGCACCTCACGCCGTTCGACCATCTTCGACAGGGCCAGCGGCACGCTCGCCGCCGACGTGTTTCCGGACTCGACGATGTCCTTCGCGATGATCGCGTTCGGGATGTCCAGCCGCTTGACGATGCCGTCGATGATCCGGGCGTTGGCCTGGTGCGGCACGAACGCGGCCAGCTCCGACGGCGCCACCCCGGCCTTCTCGCAGGCCTGGAGCGCGAGCGGGGCCAGCGCCGTGGTGGCCCAGCGGAAGACCGCCTGCCCCTCCTGCGCGATGTACGGCCGCCAGCCCTCGATCCGGACCGCGTCGCTCTTCTCCGGCACCGAACCCCACACCACGGGGCCCACCCCGGCCGGCTCGCCCTCGGCGGCCGCGGTGACCACGGCCGCGCCCGCGCCGTCACCGAAGATGATGCAGGTCGACCGGTCGGTCCAGTCGGTGAAGTCGGACAGCTTCTCGGCGCCGATGACGATCGCGTTGCGCGCCGCGCCGGCCAGGATGGCGTGGTCCACGGTGCCCAGCGCGTACGCGAAGCCGGAGCAGGCGGTGTTGATGTCGTACGCGCCCGGGGCGCTGATGCCCAGCTTGGCCGCGACCCGGCAGGCCACGTTCGGGCTGCGGTCCACCGAGGTGCAGGTGGCGACCACGACGAGGTCGATGTCGGCGGCCGTGAGGCCGGAGTTGGCCAGCGCCTTGCCGGCGGCCGCGGCGGCCATGTCGGCCACCGTCTCGTCGCCGGCGATCCGGCGGGTGACGATGCCGACCCGGTCCCGGATCCACTCGTCGTTGGTGTCGACCATCTGGGCGAGGTCGTCGTTGGTGACCACGCGGGAGGGCTGGTAGTGCCCCATCGCGACGATCCGGCTGCCGGCCATCAGTGGATACCTTCCGTTAGCGACTGCGGGACCCGCAGGATCGGCTCGTGGTGCGGGCTCATGCGCGGTGCCGGGCGATCAGGTCCCGCGCGGCGGGCAGGTCGTCGGGGGTGTTGAGGGTGACGATCTCGGGCGCCCCCGCGCCCTTGAGCTCCCGCTTGACGAGGCCCGCCAGGGTGCCGGCCGGCGGCAGCTCGATGACGCCGGTGACGCCGAGGTCGGCCAGCGTGCGCATGCACAGGTCCCAGCGGACCGGGGCGGTCACCTGGCGGACCAGCCGCTGCACCAGCTCCTGGCCGTGCTCGACCGGCGCGCCGTCCAGGTTGGAGAGCAGGATGCGGGCCGGGTCGGCGGGGGTGATGCCGGCGGCCACCTCGGCCAGCGCGGCCTCGGCCGGGGCCATGTACGGCGTGTGGAAGGCGCCGGCCACCTTGAGCATGATGACCCGGGCCCGGGCCGGCGGTTCGGCGGCGAGCTTCTCCAGCCCGGCCACCGCGCCGGCGGCGACGATCTGGCCGGCGCCGTTGCGGTTGGCCGGGTGCAGCCCGTGCGCGGCCAGGGCGGCGAGCACCTCGTCCGGGTCGCCGCCGAGCACGGCGGCCATCCCGGTCGGCTCCAGCGCGCAGGCGGCGGCCATCTCGCGGCCGCGTACGCCGGCCAGGCTCACGGCCGTCTCGGCGGTCAGCACCCCGGCCAGGGCCGCGGCGCCCAGCTCGCCGACGCTGTGGCCGGCGACCAGCCCGACGTCCTCCATGGGGAGGTGCCCGGCGGCGAGCAGCGCGGCGGCGACGAGCAGCGGCTGGGTGCGGGCGGTGTCCTTGATCTCGTCCGCGTCCGCCCGGGTGCCCAGGTGGAGCAGATCGACCCCGGCCAGCGCCGACCAGGAGCTCAGGCGCGCCTCGGCGCCGGGCAGGTCGAGCCAGGGGGTCAGGAAACCGGGCTTCTGCGAACCCTGTCCGGGTGAGAGTACGGCGAGCACGTCTACGACTCTGACGGATACTCGCGGGTCGCGCTGTAACGCACGGCACCAAACCGCACTAGAAGGTTTGGAGGATACCTACAAAGATCGGCGCCGATCATCACCAGTCTGCGGCGTTTTGCCGGCACCTGGGCTCATTGTCTGGCTCGGGACCGGTGCGACGCCCGGTACCACCGGGTCGAGCCGGCCGACCGTCAGCGCCACCTGGAGGGTGAACGCGTCCCGCGGCGTGAGCGGCGAGAAGCCGGCCACCTCGGCGACCCGCTTGAGGCGGTACCGCACGGTGTTCGGGTGCACGAAGAGCGCCCGGGCCGCGCTCTCCAGGGTGCCGCCGGCGGCGAAGAAGGCGTCCAGCGTCTCCAGCAGCTCGCCGCCGGCGCGGGCGAGCGGGGCGTACACGTCGTGGCGCAGCCGGCGGCGGGCCTCGGCGTCCCCGGCCAGGGCCCGCTCGGGCAGCAGGTCGGCGGCGGAGACCGGGCGGGGCGCGGTCGGCCAGGCCGGCGCGGCCCGGAAGCCGGCCAGCGCGG is part of the Micromonospora halotolerans genome and encodes:
- the fabF gene encoding beta-ketoacyl-ACP synthase II; its protein translation is MSRPDVVVTGLGATTPLGGDVASTWDAMLAGRSGVSALTQEWAAQLPVRIAAQLAVEPSTVLDRVKLRRLDRSEAIAIVAAQQAWADARLADSGLDPERLAVSVGSGIGGATTLLAQDDILEASGPRRVSPHTVPMLMPNGPAAWVGLELGAKAGVHSVASACATGAEAIALGLDIIRSGRADVVVAGGTEAVIHPLPIAGFASMRAMSTRNDEPEKASRPWDKGRDGFVLGEGAGVVVLERADHAAARGARVYARLAGAGITSDAYDIVQPHAEGEGAIRAIAKAVADADVAKTDIRHVNAHATSTPVGDMLEIGALHKAVGDHVLLSATKSMTGHLLGAAGALESIATILAIRDGVVPPTINLDDPDEGLTLEVAAHKARHLEIPAALNNAFGFGGHNVALVFTRA
- a CDS encoding acyl carrier protein gives rise to the protein MTRDEITAGLAEILEEVAGVNPDDVAEGKSFTDDLDVDSLSMVEVVVAAEEKFGVKIPDNEVQNLKTVGDAVSYIAAQS
- a CDS encoding beta-ketoacyl-ACP synthase III is translated as MAGSRIVAMGHYQPSRVVTNDDLAQMVDTNDEWIRDRVGIVTRRIAGDETVADMAAAAAGKALANSGLTAADIDLVVVATCTSVDRSPNVACRVAAKLGISAPGAYDINTACSGFAYALGTVDHAILAGAARNAIVIGAEKLSDFTDWTDRSTCIIFGDGAGAAVVTAAAEGEPAGVGPVVWGSVPEKSDAVRIEGWRPYIAQEGQAVFRWATTALAPLALQACEKAGVAPSELAAFVPHQANARIIDGIVKRLDIPNAIIAKDIVESGNTSAASVPLALSKMVERREVPSGAPVLLFGFGGGLTYAGQVVRCP
- a CDS encoding ACP S-malonyltransferase, coding for MLAVLSPGQGSQKPGFLTPWLDLPGAEARLSSWSALAGVDLLHLGTRADADEIKDTARTQPLLVAAALLAAGHLPMEDVGLVAGHSVGELGAAALAGVLTAETAVSLAGVRGREMAAACALEPTGMAAVLGGDPDEVLAALAAHGLHPANRNGAGQIVAAGAVAGLEKLAAEPPARARVIMLKVAGAFHTPYMAPAEAALAEVAAGITPADPARILLSNLDGAPVEHGQELVQRLVRQVTAPVRWDLCMRTLADLGVTGVIELPPAGTLAGLVKRELKGAGAPEIVTLNTPDDLPAARDLIARHRA